The proteins below come from a single Necator americanus strain Aroian chromosome V, whole genome shotgun sequence genomic window:
- a CDS encoding hypothetical protein (NECATOR_CHRV.G18381.T1), giving the protein MYRTAARVSSSSQEKTWSENLAHKVAISNGYPAGDGATRQARHPSRRSNVVDSPERIPFCLPYISYDMSRAIQGCLRKAGLQNDVSVVEIPPANLKGQLVRNRAHDRLCTTPSCVICRYDREGDCMISGVVYRITCRLRGDEYIGETGRPLCIRVKEHLDGHEKSKTFTPFGAHRRICHPNSEVEVEVRILSYESEITARRTLEAFWITAKSPKMNKKDECIAITNELSLYQDLCGF; this is encoded by the coding sequence atgtacagaacggcggcaagagtctcatcgagtagccaggaaaaaacatGGTCTGAAAATCTTGCTCATAAAGTAgcaatatccaatgggtacccagctggagatggtgctacccgacaagcacgacatccctctcgaagatccaacgtagtggatagCCCAGAAAggatccctttctgtttaccttatatatcttatgatatgagcagagcgatACAGGGTTGTCTACGGAAAGCGGGTCTACAGAATGACGTGAgcgttgtggaaatacctccagcaaacctcaagggtcagctggtacgtaatcgtgcacatgatcgactctgcacaactcccagctgcgtgatTTGCCGGTATgacagagagggtgattgcatgatatcaggagtagtgtatcgtatcacgtgcaggttgcgCGGTGACGagtatataggggaaacgggacgtccaTTGTGTATAAGGGtaaaggagcatctagatggacacgaaaaatctaaaaccttcaccccatttggagcacaccgtagaatatgtcatccaaactccgaagtggaggtagaagttcgtatattatcctacgagtccgagatcacagcacgcagaacactagaggccttttggataaccgccaaaagtccaaaaatgaacaagaaggatgagtgcattgctatcacaaacgagttatccctatatcaagacctatgcgggttttga
- a CDS encoding hypothetical protein (NECATOR_CHRV.G18382.T1), which produces MMYKPPEPNPTVDNKFRVFATSAYSVLERFSKKHVNFNLSVAQRRGLLEIRNLITAGEIKISVSDKGGEFVVLSRELDKAITRQHLEDDSLYVPSSANEFRKQNRRLNRVWVETAGTAGLPKNFIIRLKNDLPACPVLYTLIKTHKLSENGLTSNDPRDFKVRPIISGIGGPTDRISWLLNIILNQLLKYVPVHLSSSSNFLKHHRSASFERECVVETFDVTSLYTNVSNDVAMQAVHELLTQRQALLNMFMYIHTTWIKH; this is translated from the coding sequence ATGATGTATAAACCACCCGAACCCAACCCCACGGTAGACAACAAGTTTCGAGTGTTCGCAACATCAGCGTACTCCGTTTTGGAGCGTTTCTCGAAAAAACACGTAAATTTCAATCTCTCGGTCGCGCAACGCCGAGGCCTACTTGAGATTCGCAATCTTATTACAGCTGGAGAGATCAAGATCTCCGTTAGTGACAAGGGAGGCGAATTTGTTGTTCTATCACGTGAACTAGACAAGGCGATAACGAGACAACATCTTGAGGATGACAGTCTATATGTCCCATCCTCCGCCAATGAGTTCAGAAAGCAAAATCGCCGCCTAAACAGGGTTTGGGTAGAAACAGCTGGAACAGCAGGGCTcccaaaaaactttattataCGTCTCAAGAACGACTTACCCGCATGTCCAGTCTTATACACGCTAATCAAAACTCATAAGCTCTCTGAAAATGGCCTCACTTCGAACGATCCACGTGACTTTAAAGTGAGACCTATCATTAGTGGTATCGGGGGCCCCACGGATAGAATTTCCTGGCTGCTCAACATAATCCTAAATCAGCTGCTCAAATATGTCCCTGTTCACCTCAGCAGTTCTAGcaacttcctaaaacatcACCGCAGTGCCTCGtttgagcgtgaatgtgtagtagagacctttgacgttacgtcactctatacgaacgtttcaaacgatgtagcgatgcaggctgttcacgaactgctcacgcagcgCCAGGCTTTATTGAACATGTtcatgtacatacatacaacatgGATTAAGCATTAG